The Oleispira antarctica RB-8 genome contains the following window.
CGAGCAATCTGAGAACCAACTTCGTAATACTTGCCCTGGGCCTTATTAAACACTTCGGTGCGTTCGTGATGGCTTTCACGACGTTCTTCAATCGCAGTATCTGCCGACGTTTGCTGTGCCATTTTGGCTTCGAACTGCATATCAAGCTCGGAGATTTCCAGCTCACGCTTACGATAATCCACATCAAGCACTTTCCACTTTAGCGCTTGTAATTGCCCTTTTTTAAGGCGCTCTTCAAATTTATATTCTTTGTATTTTTCTGCCGCTTGAGCTTGTCGATGAAGATGCGCTAGCTGACGTTCCATTTCATCGCGGATATCTTGCAGGCGCTCTAAGTTTTCATTAGTACGGCGCATACGATTTTCAGTTTCACGACGACGCTCTTTGTATTTTGATATACCGGCGGCTTCTTCAATGAATACTCGCAGCTCTTCTGGCTTCGATTCAATCAAGCGCGAGATCATGCCTTGCTCAATAATAGAATAAGAGCGAGCGCCCAACCCTGTACCTAAGAAAATATCGGTAATATCTTTACGACGACATTTAGTGCCATTGAGGTAGTAGGTAGATTGTCCTTCGCGAGTGACTTGGCGACGCAGTGCTACTTCAGAAAAAGCCGCGTATTCACCACGCAAGGTGCCGTCGCTATTATCAAAGATAAGATCAACACTGGCTTTACCCACGGGTTTACGCTGAGCCGAACCGTTAAAAATAACGTCTGTCATCGATTCACCACGCAGATTTTTCGCTGAGCTTTCACCCATAACCCAACGTACTGCATCAATAGTATTTGATTTTCCACAACCATTTGGTCCAAGAATACCCGTCATATTAGTTGGAAACGGTATATAAGTTGGGTCTACAAATGATTTAAATCCTGCCAGTTTGATGGCCTTTAGGCGCATAACCTGTCTTTCCTAATTAATTATCTTTTATTCGATTTTCGTATCAGGCTCTTCATCGAATAGTACGATAAATTCCGATCTACTTATTTTTAACGTTTATCTTATCGCATTTGTTAGCCTCAATCGCAGCCAATACCAGTGCGAGCTGGTGATCAAAATATTGTTTTACAGCCCCAGGAAGTAATTCAACTTCACGTTTAGTAACCCCCGTCATTAGTGCAGAAAAGAACACTAAGGCGGCTTGTCCGTCATTAGGCTTGTATCGCTGAGCCAAGGCATAACACCGATGTACCGCAGGTTGCATATTCACGAGCACTTCGTGCAAATACTCATTGCGCGCTAATGGGTATGCCATCGTTAACAGCCTGAATACCTGGGCCATAAATTCTTCTCGGTCTTTTTGTTCGGCTATGCTCTGTAATAATACGAGATGTTGAATGAGAGAATCTAATTCATTATTTTGCCAGCGCTGAGCAACCAATACTGCCAGACGCGTCACCAAAACCCCAAATACATCAAATAAGTTTTCAACCGAGTCAGCACTAATTTCTGCGACCATCGCACCGCGTCTCGGCACAATATCGACAAGGTGTCGTCTTTCCATCAGAAGTAGCGCTTCACGCACAGACCCACGACTAACATCAAGTTCGTCGACCACTTTTAGCTCTTGAATACGCTCATGTTCAACTCGTTGACCAGAAATTATTTGATTTGCGAGGTGTTGAGCAATTTGCTCAGCCATGCTTTTAGGCGCATTAAAACTCATTTTATTAACTACTTACCCTACATCTATATGAAAAAACCTAAGTCTACCACAGCCACTTAGCGCCGAAAGCCTTATATCAGGCCCTTTTACACTATTTTTCGTTAAGAACTAAAGCTTCTAAGATTAAGCCCTAAACACTCATCACATTTAGCAAATATTGATTATTTCACAGTCAGTACTTGCAAAGTTATTATTCTAGATTCATCATTGTCCTACAATCTTACAAAATAACAATAATTGGAATACCATCCAAAGGAGAAAAGCATGATTTCATCCATGCACGCACGCACCAATGACCTTGATTTCATCATTAAGGTGAAAAAATACGCCTATTTACTGGTGACAATGCCATCACTCATCCTTCTAGCCTCCGTTTGGCTCGGCAATGAATACGGCTATAAAGACTTATTTGCTTTCACGACTCTACTGTTTGTCTTTGTGTTAGTGCCTATTTTTGATCACATTATTGGCCAAGATCCTGTTAATCCAAACGAAGAAACTCAGGTGCCTGAGCTGTCTAAAGAAGTTTTTTATCGCATACTTACACTGCTCTGCTTACCCATGCAAGTTGCTACGATTATCTATGGTGGACACATTTTGATGTCGACAGAATTGACCTGGATTGGTCAGTTAGGCTGGGTTCTTTCAGTAGGAACCGTCGGCGCCATTGTAGCCATTAACGTCGGACATGAGTTAATTCACAAAGATCCGCTTATTGAACAGTGGGCCGGTGGATTATTGTTCGCATGCGTCACTTACGGAGGGTTTAAAGTTGAACACGTTCGTGGTCACCACGTTCACGTTTCCACACCTGAAGATGCATCATCGTCACGCTACGGTCAAAGCTTGTATGCCTTTTTACCGCATGCATATCTTCATAATTTTTTGAATGCTTGGACATTAGAAGCAAAGAAATTAAAGCGCAAAGGGAAAAGTCTATTTAGCTTCAGTAATGAATTAATCTGGTGGTATGGCATTAGCTTTATATTTGCAGGGATTTGTGGAGCACTTTGGGGCTGGACCGGTGTTGCCTACTTCTTTGCACAAAGCTTCGTTGCTTTCTCTCTATTAGAAGTTATCAACTACATTGAACACTACGGTTTGCATCGTAGAAAATTAGAAAACGGCCGCTATGAGCGCACTAATGTTGAACATTCTTGGAATAGTAACTACCTACTCACCAATTTATTCCTTTTTCAGTTGCAGCGTCATTCTGATCATCACGCCAATCCTAAGCGTCGTTACCAAGTTCTGCGTCACCACGAAGTGAGCCCACAACTCCCTAGCGGCTATGCAACCATGGTTGTATTGGCATTATTTCCGCCACTTTGGTTCAAAGTAATGAATCCTAAAGTTGAAGCGTATTACAAGGGCGAAGAGCATCAGCTAAAATAAAAACGCCTAAAACTTAGACAGCTTTTAGAACGCTAAACGCCAATCATTTCTAGCTAATCTAAAATGGAATAATCTAATATTCCGTTTTAGATTAGCTGCACAACATTCTCGCTCAGTTATAACCCCCTATTCAACTGAAATAGTATTAACAATGCTTGCCACAATAACGTCAGCCATTGCGGCTATGTTAGGTTTTGGTGGATACATATTATTAATCGCTATCATGGCAAGCTTTTTACTACCTTACTTTTTAATATAAGCAGCGATTCGAAAGTTTTTACATTATTTGTGCACTACAAACAGGATTAAATTTAATTGTCGGTACGGCAGATCCATTAACACAACGTTTTACTTAAGAAACCCCAGAATAAGGATCAATTTATTGCTACAGGTGCAATTTTAATGAGCATTAGCCACATTGAAAAAATAGTGGCACTTGGCTGAATGGGCTTTCAATTTGGCGAGTGCTTTTTAACCCTTGTATTTATAAGCCTTGGCGCTATTCTGGGTTCATATATAGGCTCTAAAGCCCGCAATAGATTTAATAATCAAATGTACTTAACACTGATGAAGTATTTATTAAGTTTATTGACCTTAGCCAGAATTATTTATCAGCTATTACCATCTAATTTTAATACTTTAAGGTGCCGAGATTAATATCTGTATTCGGCACTTAAAACAAGGAAAAAAGAATGCCCCTGTTGCTCACTGTCATAGTATCAACACTGCTGGTCGGTCTAGCCATGCCACTAGGCGCACTGCTTGCTCATTTTGAAAAAGTTAAAAGTGTGTGGCTTGAGCAAGAACTTAAACACGGTGTAATGGCCATTGGCGGAGGTGCTTTACTATCAGCAGTTGCCTTAGTGTTAGTGCCTGAAGGGATCGCAAATCTGAATCCATTAGCAGCTTGCGCTTGGTTTATACTAGGCGGGCTTAGCTTTATGTATCTTGATATTTACCTCAAGAAAATAGATACCCCCGCCAGTCAACTAGCCGCAATGCTGTCGGACTTCATTCCTGAATCAATCGCATTAGGAGCAGCATTCGCAACCGGGAGTAATAATGCATTTTTACTGGCCGCGTTAATTGCTTTGCAAAATTTACCCGAAGGATTTAGTGCCTACTCTGAATTAAAAACCTCCTCAGTTTACAAGCCTAAAAAGATTATCATTATGTTTTTTCTAATGGCGACACTCGGCCCCATAGCAGGCGTTTCTGGCTATTTGTGGCTATCAGATTCTCCAGAAATAATTTCTGCCATCATGCTATTTGCTTCTGGCGGCATTCTCTACTCCATATTCCAAGATTTGGCGCCTCAAGTTAAATTAGAAAAACACTGGGCACCACCAATGGGGGCTGTGCTTGGGTTTACTCTTGGTATGCTGGGTTTAATGTTAACGACCTAATATTCCAGAAAGGAAAAAAACACTCATGATTGACCCAAGGATTAGCGAACACTACAACCAAAACTTTAGTGGTATTCAATTCACGAAAGAAGAACTAGATGAAGTAGAGTTTGATAACTGCACATTTAAAAATTGCGATTTTTCTGGCACTCAATTTAAGCATTGCAAATTCATTGAATGCCACTTTTTTCAGTGTAATTTAAGTAATATTAAAATTGGTTATAGTCGTTTTAATGAGGTGTTTTTTGAGCATTGCAAAATGCTAGGTATCGATTGGACACGCGCTCACTGGCCAAATTTAGCCTTAGCCTCACCTCTCAAATTTACTCATTGCATTTTGAATGATTCATCTTTTCATAGCTTGAATCTAACTGAACTTCAACTTGAAAGCTGCAAAATACAAGACGTAGATTTTCGTGAAGGAAATTTCAGCCAAAGTAACTTTAGCGGCAGTGATTTTAGCTACAGTTTATTTAATCGTACGCAGCTGGTTGAAACTGATTTCACCGAAGCAAGCAACTACAATATAGACATTCATTCGAACAACATTAAGCAAGGTAAATTCAGCCGTGATCAAGCACTTAACTTGTTGATAGGTTTAGACATTGAACTGGTGGATTAACGATAATAAGAAGAGGCAGAAAAGAAATAAACGAAAGTAGAGCAGCCGATCATCAGGCCGCTCTAACGTCATAATGCTATTCCTATAACGTCCTGTTTTGAAAGCACACTATGTATTTAAGCTACTCAGGCTTAACGATTCACTCGCTGCTCGATTAATTCATCAACCACCGCAGGATCTGCCAAGGTGGAAGTATCACCTAATGCACCACATTCATTTTCAGCAATTTTACGTAAAATACGACGCATTATTTTACCTGAACGAGTTTTCGGCAGACCTGATGTTAACTGAATTAAATCAGGAGTAGCGATAGGACCTATATCTTGACGCACCCACTTTTTCAGTTCTAATACCAGCGCATCATTCACCTCTTTATCAGCACTTAGTTCGCCTTTATTTAACGTCACATACACATAAATGCCTTGACCCTTAATATCATGTGGGTAACCCACTACCGCTGCTTCTGCAACTTTAGGATGCGCTACCAAAGCACTTTCTATTTCGGCGGTCCCCATACGATGCCCTGAAACATTCAGCACATCGTCAACACGCCCAGTAATCCAGTAATAGCCGTCTTCATCACGACGGGCACCATCACCGGTGAAATACATACCCGCATACGTGGAAAAATAGGTTTGCATAAAGCGCTCATGGTCGCCATAAAGCGTGCGTGATTGCCCAGGCCAACTATCGAGTATCACCAAATTACCTTCGCCCACGCCTTCTACTATATTACCCTCAGCATCAACTAAAGCAGGTTGAACACCAAAGAATGGGCGCGTCGCGGAGCCTGGCTTTAATGTTGTAGCACCCGGAAGTGGCGTAATCATGATGCCACCGGTCTCCGTTTGCCACCAAGTATCCACAATCGGACACCTTTCCTCACCAATCGTGCGGTAATACCATTCCCACGCCTCAGGATTAATCGGCTCACCCACGGTGCCAAGAACTCTTAAAGAATGACGCTTGGTTTCCGTCACCGCCGCATCACCTTCGGCCATGAGCGCGCGAATCGCGGTAGGGGCGGTATAAAGGATATTCACCCCATGCTTATCAACGACTTGTGATACGCGATTAATATTAGGATAGTTAGGCAGGCCTTCGCACATTAATGACGTTGCCCCATTTGCTAGAGGTCCATACACCAAATAGGTATGGCCAGTAATCCAACCCACATCCGCCGTACACCAATACACCTCACCCTCTTGATAATCAAAGACATATTCGTGAGTTAACGAGGCATAAACCATGTAGCCGCCAGTCGTGTGAACCACGCCTTTTGGTTTTCCTGTAGAACCTGAGGTATACAGAATAAACAAAGGATCTTCGGCACGCATTTCCGCTGGCTGGCAATGTTTAGATTCTTTTGCAATCGCATCGTGGTACCAAATATCGCGGCTTCTATGCCAATCTATATTGGCGCCTGTACGCTTTACCACAATGACTTTTTCGACGGTATTAACACTTGGGTGCGTTAATGCCTCATCAACATTCTCTTTAAGCGGGACGGTTTTACCACCACGAACCCCTTCATCGGCAGTAATCACCACCTTCACTTGGCTATCATCAATACGCCCCGCTAGAGCATCGGGAGAGAAGCCACCAAACACAACAGAATGAATAGCGCCAATGCGCGCGCACGCTAACATAGCAACAACCGCTTGTGGCACCATAGGCATGTAGATACATACCACATCACCTTTGCGCACACCTTGTGTTTTTAACGCATTAGCAAATTGACACACTTCACCGTGCAACTCTTTATAGCTAATATGGCGATCATCCGTTGGCTCATCGCCTTCCCAAATAATCGCCGTTTGATCACCACGAGTCGCCAAGTGTCGATCTAAACAGTTAGCCGAGGCATTTAAAGTGCCGTCTTTATACCAGTTAATATTTACCTTATGCTCATCAAAAGAAATATCGCGCACTTGAGTAAACGGTTCAATCCAATCAATGCGTTTGCCCTGCTCTGCCCAAAAGCCTTCTGAGTCGTCAATCGAGCGTTTATACATAGCTTCATACTGATCATTATTAACCAACGTGGTTAAACCAATATTTTCTTTAACTGGATAGCGTTTAATATCTGACATAAGCATTCCTATTAGGGGAATTAACCCGAATTTATTTTTATATTTGTTATCGTTTAACTGTACAGCAAGTGAATGTGCTAGAAAACACTAAATAGAAACCTTCATCCTTATGACTTTTTTTGACGAATACTCTAGAGCAATAGCACTAATGTTACAAAATAAGTGTTTTATATAAGTTTTTTTACCTTATTAACAATTTTTTACATATAAATACATTTTACTGCTGACTGACAATATTTGTCGCTTATCGACCTAAAAATTTGCTGTTTAAGCAGTTTGTGTCACCTATGCCTAAAGTATTAGTTCCATATTCCATTCATCTCTTCTTTTACAAGCGCCAAACGTAAAACATCAATAAATTTAAAGGGTTGCAGCCTCTGTAGATCACGCCATTTCAACAGTCGCTAAATTGACGTAAATAAGGAGAGTCCATAGAATCTAATACATATAACCTAGTCATTTAGAGACAAACGTGCCAATAAACCACTTTAACTTCAGTCGGAGAATCAATTTATACACTCATTGTATGAATGTTTTCTATTGTCTTGAGTTATTTGGTAAACACTTGATCGCTGGTTTTATAGCTATTTTCGTAATCAATTTTTCAGCTCATGCCGAAAACGTCATTTTACGCCACAGCTTTGCGGGTAATATTTCTTTTGAGTTAACTGGAAATACTTTACGAGATGCGAGCAATACCTGCCTTCCAATTTCAGGGGGACAATCTTTTGGTAGCATCTCCCTACCAAGCAACGCAACGATCAAAGCAGCCTATTTATATTGGTCTGGGTCAGGCACATCAGATAACCAAGTAAGCCTCAATGGGCAAACCGTCACATCACAATGGAGTTACACTGAAACGTTTGATGGACGCGCTTATTTCAGTGAAAAAGCGGATGTTACCTCTCTGGTTTCAAACACCTCAACAAGCTACCGTGTTTCAGGGCTTACGTTTAACGGTACAAATACGTATTGTCGAACTGAAGGTGCATACGCTGGCTGGGCGTTAGGCATTATCTTTGAACATTCTGCTGAGCCCTTAAGAGTTGTTAATGTCTTCGATGGCTTTAAAAACTTTTGGGGAAGCCAATTCGTCTTAATTCCTAATAATTTCATTATCGCCGATGACCCTGCGGGTAAGAAAGGTAAGCATGCCCATATCACTTGGGAAGGTGATGCCAATAACTCACAGTCGCGTAACAATTTCTCAGAGTCATTACAATTTGAAAACATCAATCTAACGGATGGGAATAATCCTTCAAACAATCAATTCAATGGATTTTCGAACGTTGTAGGTACGGCAACTAGCGGTGTAGATATCGACGAATATCAAATTGGTAATCTATTACGTGCTGGAGATACCAGTGTTCATACAAGGTATTCTTCCGGACAAGACGCCGTTTTTCTAACGGCAGAATTTATCAGTGTTCCTAATGAGCCTGTGGCAGATTTATCCATTCAGCAGTCTGGGTTAACAAATATTGTTCGTGGCGGCCCAAATACCATTAATTTTACCGTTACAAATAAGGGTCCTAATATAGCGTCTAGCAATACTCAAGTGACTCTCCCCTTACCTGAAGGGTTAAGCTTCAATAGTGTTGCAGGAAATCAGTGGAATTGTTCTGAAGCTGCTAGAGAAATTACGTGTAATTATTTAAATACCATTGCAAAAAATGCTTCTGCCAGCTCACTCTCGATTACGTTCACCGCTGCGAATGCGACGGCGAATAGTGTTAGCCTCTCTGCAACAGTTACCGGTATTAAATTCGATAATATTTTATCGAACAATACCCATTCGCAAACTTATAATGTGATTTCAGCAGACCTTTCAAATTCTAAAAAAACGGTTATTGATCTCAATGGCGGCAATGTACAAGCCGGAGATACATTACGATATACAATTGATCTGATTGAGACTAATGGAGTATCCATATCAGGGATAACTCTTAAGGATAATTTACCGAGTAATATTTCATCTTTTAACGTTATCAGCATACCGACCGGGGCCAACAATAATAGCCAGCCATCTCCGGCAGGTAATAATTCTGCTGGTTTAGTATCGATATCTAATATTGCAATAGCAGCCAATACAACTGCCTCGATAATTATAGATGCAACAATCAGTTCTTCTACTCCGACGAATACTGCGATTACCAATACGGCAATAATCAGCAGCACAGGCGTAGCCGATATTAATATTGACTCAGCTACCATTTATATCTCGAAACCTGCCAATCCAGCATCGGGAAACAAACCTCTTTACTTGCGCCAAACATCAAACTTAAGCCGTATTCAACCAACCTCTCCTGCTTTTAATACTTTAGCCGACTTGGCCAAAAAGACTTATGTAATAAATCCAGCTTTTCAGCAAGAGTTTCAATTTTCTGACTCTACAGTCAGCGCCTATTTATTCTTACAAAATGATGATACATACGGTTCCTGGAGACATACTGTAACTGTAAGTTTAATACTCAATAATAATCAAAACTTAGGGAGTATCGAACGCAGAATAAGCATTCCATCGTCAGGAATTACAGAGAATAATGTTGCTTTATTTGAATTTGAAATACCACTTTCAAGAACGCCTATAATTGCGGTAGGTGATACTTTATCGCTACAGGTAATGAACGACTCTCGATACAGTCAAGACAGCTTACGCATTTATTCTATTGATCCAAATCCCAACGCTTCTGACAGCGTATCACCTTATAGTTTAGTGAGCCTGCCTGCAGCAACGGTTATTAATGTTGATCAAATCTCTATCATCAAAGACACACAGAAAATAACGGAAGCCTCACCTTCTGACGACATAATTATTCAGGCAGAAGTAAGTGACCCTTTTGGTTCTTTTGATATCCGTGCTGCTAATATTTCCATTAAAGATTCTCAAGGTGATGAGGTCATTGTCCAACAAGCAATGAGCGTTCTTTCCGATTCGTCAAATGCAAAAAAGACATTTCAATTCAGCTACAACCTTCCTGCTGATGCAACTCTTGGTGATTGGAAAATTTCGGTTACCGCATTCGAAGGTGTTGAAAATGAAATCAACCATACCAGTGACTCAATACTTAAAATAACGGCACTTCTTCCGAACATTACAATTACCAAAACGGTAGACGTTTTTTCAGATCCTGTGCATGGTGAAAATTCAAATAATAATTTTTCTAAAGCACTACCTGGTGCCATTTTAACGTACACAGTCACAGCAATTAATACAGGCCCTGGTATTGCACAAAATAATTCAATTTGGATTAGTGATGTTGTGCCAACTCACACATTTCTTACTGTCAGTGATTTTGATGGTATTGCTGGCACTGGTCCCATTAGTCAACAATCAAATGCCTCACCGAGCGGCCTTAACTATAACTTCAACAGTCTCGCTAGCACGACTGATGATATAGAGTTTTCGAATACTAATGGTTCAAACTTTGACTATAGCCCTGTAGCAGACAGCGACGGCATAGACAAAAACATTACCCATTTTAGAATAAATCCAAAGGGTATTTTTCAAGCACCTGTTGCTGGAGAAAGC
Protein-coding sequences here:
- the acsA gene encoding Acetyl-coenzyme A synthetase; the encoded protein is MSDIKRYPVKENIGLTTLVNNDQYEAMYKRSIDDSEGFWAEQGKRIDWIEPFTQVRDISFDEHKVNINWYKDGTLNASANCLDRHLATRGDQTAIIWEGDEPTDDRHISYKELHGEVCQFANALKTQGVRKGDVVCIYMPMVPQAVVAMLACARIGAIHSVVFGGFSPDALAGRIDDSQVKVVITADEGVRGGKTVPLKENVDEALTHPSVNTVEKVIVVKRTGANIDWHRSRDIWYHDAIAKESKHCQPAEMRAEDPLFILYTSGSTGKPKGVVHTTGGYMVYASLTHEYVFDYQEGEVYWCTADVGWITGHTYLVYGPLANGATSLMCEGLPNYPNINRVSQVVDKHGVNILYTAPTAIRALMAEGDAAVTETKRHSLRVLGTVGEPINPEAWEWYYRTIGEERCPIVDTWWQTETGGIMITPLPGATTLKPGSATRPFFGVQPALVDAEGNIVEGVGEGNLVILDSWPGQSRTLYGDHERFMQTYFSTYAGMYFTGDGARRDEDGYYWITGRVDDVLNVSGHRMGTAEIESALVAHPKVAEAAVVGYPHDIKGQGIYVYVTLNKGELSADKEVNDALVLELKKWVRQDIGPIATPDLIQLTSGLPKTRSGKIMRRILRKIAENECGALGDTSTLADPAVVDELIEQRVNR
- a CDS encoding Transcriptional regulator, GntR family, encoding MSFNAPKSMAEQIAQHLANQIISGQRVEHERIQELKVVDELDVSRGSVREALLLMERRHLVDIVPRRGAMVAEISADSVENLFDVFGVLVTRLAVLVAQRWQNNELDSLIQHLVLLQSIAEQKDREEFMAQVFRLLTMAYPLARNEYLHEVLVNMQPAVHRCYALAQRYKPNDGQAALVFFSALMTGVTKREVELLPGAVKQYFDHQLALVLAAIEANKCDKINVKNK
- a CDS encoding ZIP zinc transporter family protein probable; protein product: MPLLLTVIVSTLLVGLAMPLGALLAHFEKVKSVWLEQELKHGVMAIGGGALLSAVALVLVPEGIANLNPLAACAWFILGGLSFMYLDIYLKKIDTPASQLAAMLSDFIPESIALGAAFATGSNNAFLLAALIALQNLPEGFSAYSELKTSSVYKPKKIIIMFFLMATLGPIAGVSGYLWLSDSPEIISAIMLFASGGILYSIFQDLAPQVKLEKHWAPPMGAVLGFTLGMLGLMLTT
- the alkB2 gene encoding Alkane 1-monooxygenase, translated to MISSMHARTNDLDFIIKVKKYAYLLVTMPSLILLASVWLGNEYGYKDLFAFTTLLFVFVLVPIFDHIIGQDPVNPNEETQVPELSKEVFYRILTLLCLPMQVATIIYGGHILMSTELTWIGQLGWVLSVGTVGAIVAINVGHELIHKDPLIEQWAGGLLFACVTYGGFKVEHVRGHHVHVSTPEDASSSRYGQSLYAFLPHAYLHNFLNAWTLEAKKLKRKGKSLFSFSNELIWWYGISFIFAGICGALWGWTGVAYFFAQSFVAFSLLEVINYIEHYGLHRRKLENGRYERTNVEHSWNSNYLLTNLFLFQLQRHSDHHANPKRRYQVLRHHEVSPQLPSGYATMVVLALFPPLWFKVMNPKVEAYYKGEEHQLK
- a CDS encoding Pentapeptide repeat protein, translating into MIDPRISEHYNQNFSGIQFTKEELDEVEFDNCTFKNCDFSGTQFKHCKFIECHFFQCNLSNIKIGYSRFNEVFFEHCKMLGIDWTRAHWPNLALASPLKFTHCILNDSSFHSLNLTELQLESCKIQDVDFREGNFSQSNFSGSDFSYSLFNRTQLVETDFTEASNYNIDIHSNNIKQGKFSRDQALNLLIGLDIELVD